cgggagagagtgggtccgtccatctaacaccccccccccgggagagagtgggtccgtccatctattccccccccccgggagagagtgggtccgtccatctattccccccccgggagagagtgggcccgtccatctattctccccccgggagagagtgggcccgtccatctattctccccccgggagagagtgggcccgtccatctaaCACCCCtccgggagagagtgggcccgtccatctattcctcccccgggagagagtgggcccgtccatctattcctcccccgggagagagtgggcccgtccctCTAAcaccccccccgggagagagtgggcccgtccatctaacacccccccccgggagagagtgggcccgtccatctaacacccccccccgggagagagtgggcccgtccatctaacaccccccccgggagagagtgggcccgtccatctaacaccccccccccgggagagagtgggcccgtccatctaacaccccccccgggagagagtgggcccgtccataTAACACCCCCCCTGGGAGAGAGTGGGTCCGtccatctattcccccccccccgggagagagtgggcccgtccatctattcctcccccgggagagagtgggcccgtccatctaacacccccccgggagagagtgggctcgtccatctaacaccccccccccggagagagtgggcccgtccatctaaCATCCCCCCCGGAGAGAGTGGGCCCATCCATCTAacacccccccgggagagagtgggacCGTCCATATAAcaccccccccgggagagagtggacCCGTCCATCTATTCCCCCGCCAgagagagagtgggcccgtccatctattaccccccccccgggagagtGGTCCCGTCCATATAACACCCTCCTGGGAGAGAGTGGGCTCGTCCATCTCCCTTTTCCAGCGGAGACAGTGGGCCAGTCTATTTAACAACCCCCCCTGCCCGGAGAGAGTGGGCCagtccatccccccccccgggagaAAGAGTGGGCCCATCCATATAACACCCCCCCACCCGGAGAGAGTGGGCCAGTCCATCCACACCCCAACACCCTTCTTCTTTCCACCTATCCTGGGTAAGAGCCTGGATTGCGGCTGGGAAGAGAGGACACGTGGTCTGGGGGGCGGGCCttggagcccggactcctgggttctctccccggctctgggaggggagcaggggctggtggcttagagcaggggggggctgggagcccggactcctgggttctatccctggctctgggaggggattgggggctggtgggttagagcagggggggctgggagcctggactcctgggttctcttttgcCATTAACTCTGTCTCCTGCCTTGCAGGCGCCCGCACTCCGGGGATGCCCGACTCACTGGGGCTCGTCGGCCGCTGGAGCACCCGCAGGAGCAGAGACGGCCCCCTCCGCGCTCCCCGCCGCCCGCCCAGCTGAGACCCCGGGAGATGGAGCCAGGGACACTCGCTGACGGTACCGGGGTGGACGATCCAGCCGCGGGAGACCCTGGGTCCCCGGAGCCGCCCACCAAGCTGGCCCGGCAGAACGGCTCCCCCGGGGGCCAGGCGCCGGGGGCGGGATCCAGGCCGGAGGAGGACCCCGGCGGGGAGCCGGCTGGGGGACAAGTGCTGGCGGAAGCAGGGAGCGAAGTGGCAGAGGATGGAGGACAGGAACCGGAGTGGGACGCGGAGTACTAGTAAGGGACGGGGTGATGAGTCGGGTCCCCCCTTGTGCCGGGCGTTGGCATGGGCCCCACACACGGAGCCTCCGATCTCAGGGGCGCAGGGAGCACCCGGTTCTGATCGCTGGAGCCAAGCAGGGGCTGGGTCGGGGTGTCCTGATCCAGTGGGGTGGTTAGAGGCCGGGGCCTAATGGTTAGAATGGCCggcaggggcagggagccaggactcctgggttctggcagggaagtgggggctggtgggtcagagcagagTGGTCGGGGAACCAGAACTCCTGggctctctctccagctctgggagggaagtggggtccagtggttagagccagggggGCTGGGTGACCTCTGTACCAATgtctccccccccctttctcccccagccTGCCGGGCTACGAGTTCCTGGGGCCCCCCAAATTGCTAACAGGGGCCTGGGGTGAATACAGCAGCATGCTGGAGAACTTCCTCAAGGGCTGCAAATGGTAGGACGCTGGGCCGGGCCCTGGTGtcgggggctggggcggggggtggataTTTGGGGTCACATCTCGGGACTCTGACCAAGAATccgctgctccctcccccccggggTGCTGAGTCACACTCAGCCTCCTTGAGGAGATCGGGGACCCCCCGGTGGTGCACAGAGCCCCAGGAGCAAGTCCCAGACACACCAGACCTGGGGACTCCTGGAGAGTGGGGGCTGCATGGACACcgtgggctgggattgaggggacCCTGAATTGGGATCGGGGGAGGGTCCCCATAATGGGCTGGGTGCTCAGAGCAGTTGTTTCCCCATGGGGCCTTTAGCCTAAATACACATGgatgggagggaaactgaggctctgggagggcagttgagtctagtggttaaagggaggggggtgggctgagagcaggacacctgggttctctccccagttctgggcagggatgggggcgcCCTGACGGCCTGGCTGTGCCCCCCTCTCCGCAGGGCCCCCGACGGCTCCTGTCTCCTGACCAACAGCGCCGACAACACCTTGCGCATTTACAACCTGCCCCCCGAGCTCTACGACCAGGAGTGGGGGGCCATGGCCGAGATGGTAGGGGGGAGGGGCGccgtggaggggggagggagagttgcTCTTAAAGGGACAGTCATACACAcacgcgtgcgcgcgcacacacacacctcccccccccgtgtGGGGCGGAACTGTGCTGGTgcaatgggtgggtggggggctggttTTCCCCAatagtccccactcccctcccagagccagggagagaacccaggagtcctggctcccagcccaccctgctctaaccaccagccccactccccttccagagccagggagagaacccaggagtcctggctcccagtccctctgttctaacccaccagcccccactcccctcccagagccagggagagaacccaggagtcctgcccccgcCCTGTGGCTCTGGGGGGCGGCAGCCTGACCGTCCATGGGTCTGTCTCCCCACAGAGCCCCGTGCTGCGAATGGCCGAGGGAGACACCGTCTACGACTACTGCTGGTTCCCACTGATGAGCTCCGCGGACCCGCCCACCTGCTTGTAAATGCTGCAGCCACGAGGGTGCCCCCTGCTGACCCACGGGGAAGAGGGTGGAGCCCtttcccatctggccccagggactggctggctcagggggcggggaatggggcaggggcctgtcccctctaggggtgCTTGTTCCCCCCCCCAGTTGTTCCCCTCTGACCCCCCACTCACATTTCTGCCTCTCTTGTGGTCCCGCAGCTTTGCCAGCAGCAGCCGTGACAACCCCGTCCACGTGTGGGATGCTTTTCATGGGGACCTGCGGGCCACGTTCCGCAGCTACAACCACCTGGTGGGTACAGAGCTTGGCGCCCAGCCCCACTGCGCCCAccgctggggagagaacccaggagtccaggctcccagaccccctgctctaaccccaccagtccccactcccctcctagagctggggagagaacccaggagtccgggctcccagacccctctgctctaaccccactcgtcccctctcccctcctagagctggggagagaacccaggagtccgggctccctgcccccactgctctaacccaccagcccccactcccctcccagagccagggagagaacccaggcgtcctgacactcctgtgtgtgtgtctgtccccaGGATGAGCTGACGGCCGCTCACTCCCTTTGCTTCACTCCCGACGGCTCCCAACTGTTCTGCGGGTTCGATAAGACCGTGCGGGTGTTCGACACGGAGCGCCCGGGCCGGGTGTGCGAGAGCCGTCCCACATTTGGTGAGAGCGCCCCCTGGCACCACTGTGGCGGATGGCACCATGGCCCTGGTTTTGTAAAatatcattaggtttcagagttaacgcTTCCACGGCCGGGAAAGGAAGGGCCCGTGGAGGTCAGGGAAGTCGGATTCGGGATGACGCTTGGGCTTCTGGGGAAAAATAGGGAATTGTTCTTTGTCGCCATGGTTCTTTGTTGCCGCAAATCTTTAGTAATCCAGATGTGTACATAGCGGGGTGCGGATGGTGGATCTAATTGAGCTGTCTGCTGCAGCGAACGAAATCAGGTCGTTTGCCATCATTAGGTTCCAGCGTTAACCACCCACTCGGGTTTGCTTGGGGGGTGAAATGTGTGCATGAGCCCCAGCTGCTCCCCTTCTGCCAGTGAAATAGGCATTAGGCAGCTCACTGCCATCATTAGGCTCCACAGTTAATATGCCCCCAAGATTTGAAGTTGCCGTTTGTGACACAGTgggggtccagagcgagtggactccctgagggggcccatggTGAGAGATTCAGAGAGGGGCGGTTCCAGGTGACTCTCCGGAAGAGAGTgaacccccgagaagggctgtcactgaagggggttccccccagggaccaTATGGGGCCAAGAGTGGACACGACCTCTGAGCTGAACGTTGTCACCAGCTCACgggaggctgtggggggtggagaaACGACCCCTCCTCTTTGCGCTGAAACAGGGAGCTGGCAGTTTACTGCCATCCTTAGGGTCCAGAGTTAATACCCCGCCCGggattggaggggtgggggggcaggcagggtcaAACCTAAACCAGGGAATTAGGTCTCGGTGGTGTCACTTTTTCCACCGTGCCATCATTAGGTTCCAGAGTTAACAGAATGGCACTGAGtggagggagtgggagggctGTTCCGGGGGGGGAGTGTTGGTTGGGGGTTTCTTAAcctgtccccccaccccgacGCAGTGAAGAAACAGGGGCAGAGCGGCATCATCTCCTGCATCGCCTTCAGCCCGGCCCAGCCCCTCTACGCCTGCACCTCCTACTCCCGGACGGTGGGGCTCTACTCACGGGCCGAGGGGTCGCCCCTGGCCATGCTGCAGGGCCACCAGGGCGGCGTCACCCACGCCCTCTTCTCCCCCGACGGCACCCGGCTCTACACCGGCGGGCGCAAGGTAGGCGGAGCttacagaggggcagggcctaaGACACGGCTGCGGTCGGGGGTGGAGTCCGGGGGGGGGTTTCTCTAGTGGGGTCTGCTGGGCTcagtctcttcctcccctccccgccaggaCCCCGAGATCCTGTGCTGGGACCTGCGGCACCCGGGCCGGGTTCTGTTCTCCATGCGCCGCACCGTGGCCACCAACCAGCGCCTTTACTTTGACCTTGAGCCgtgagtgacccccccccccttccctcagcatccccgggggccaggactcctgggttctcttccccagCTCTGGCACCTGCTCTCGATACGAGCCAAGGCAAGTCACGTTGTGGctgtgtggctcagtttccccacctgcctcagtttccctacctgtagaAAAGGAGTAAGGCGCCTTCCTTtgcctggggggcggggtgggggctgagcgAGGCAACGCTGCTACCGTAATGCCCCTAATAATGCCCCTTCAGATAATTATCGGGGtctggggagggaacccaggcgtcctgacacCCAGCTGCTGTCGGTGTGGAGCCCAAGGAACCCTGGGAgccataacccccccccccccagctgcagcctctaAACGCCGCATTGGGTATGTCCCTCCCCAGGAGTGGCCGGTTTCTCCTGAGCGGTACCACGGTGGGGCTGGTCTCGGTGTGGGACACGGATCAGCCCCCGACTGGGGACACGGAGCTGGTGCTGGAACCCACGCTGCAGTTCCAGGCCCTGCGGGACTGTGTTAACGGGATCAGGTACCGTGGGGCGGGGgggcccggatgcctgggttctctccctggttctgggaggggaatgggggctggtgggtttgagcagggggtgctgggagccaggactcctgggttcactccctggctctgggaggggagtggggtctgaaGAGTTAGAACAAGGGGGCTTTGAGCCAGGACTCCCCGGGAGAGgacccaggtctgggaggggagtgggggctgggagctaggactcctgggttctctccctggctgtgggaggggactggggctTCACattagagctggggtgggggggctgtgggtcggggggAGGAGCCGGTGGCCCCCTCTTGACCCTGTCTCCCCTCTGTCCAGCCTCCACCCCAGCCTGCCCTTGCTGGCCAGTGCATCCGGCCAGCGCGAGTTCCCGGAGCTGTGGGACAGCGGCGAGGAGGACGTGGAAGGGGGGCCCGGGCCCCCCCAGCGCCCGGCCCGTGGCCAGAACTGCTTGCAGCTGTGGTGGTGTGGGGAGAGCCGGGGGCACGacccggcccctcctgccccgtgATGCGGCCTCCGGATGGGTCGGGGGAGATGCGGGGGGCACTGTTTAGCGCGGGGGATCTGTACATAACGCACTCTGCTTTGTCTCTTTTTGCTGTCTTGTTTGGAGCCATAAAACTTTTTATTATCATCCCCCCCGTACGTTTGTGGGGAGCTGGGCTGACACCCCGACAGGGGCCACTTTGACCCcagcctgctctaaccactagtcccccTAACGCC
The genomic region above belongs to Dermochelys coriacea isolate rDerCor1 chromosome 28, rDerCor1.pri.v4, whole genome shotgun sequence and contains:
- the WRAP53 gene encoding telomerase Cajal body protein 1, whose protein sequence is MEPGTLADGTGVDDPAAGDPGSPEPPTKLARQNGSPGGQAPGAGSRPEEDPGGEPAGGQVLAEAGSEVAEDGGQEPEWDAEYYLPGYEFLGPPKLLTGAWGEYSSMLENFLKGCKWAPDGSCLLTNSADNTLRIYNLPPELYDQEWGAMAEMSPVLRMAEGDTVYDYCWFPLMSSADPPTCFFASSSRDNPVHVWDAFHGDLRATFRSYNHLDELTAAHSLCFTPDGSQLFCGFDKTVRVFDTERPGRVCESRPTFVKKQGQSGIISCIAFSPAQPLYACTSYSRTVGLYSRAEGSPLAMLQGHQGGVTHALFSPDGTRLYTGGRKDPEILCWDLRHPGRVLFSMRRTVATNQRLYFDLEPSGRFLLSGTTVGLVSVWDTDQPPTGDTELVLEPTLQFQALRDCVNGISLHPSLPLLASASGQREFPELWDSGEEDVEGGPGPPQRPARGQNCLQLWWCGESRGHDPAPPAP